Proteins from a genomic interval of Kitasatospora herbaricolor:
- a CDS encoding histidine phosphatase family protein, which produces MPTLLLVRHGRSTANTAGILAGWTPGVELDDTGRVQAAALAGRLTGVPIAQAVSSPLERCRQTLEPLLAGRPGLSRPALDERLGECHYGEWTGRPLAELATEPLWRTVQDHAAAAAFPGGESLRELSHRTVTAVREWNEKVAVEHGDDAVWIACSHGDVIKAVVADALGLHLDHFQRINVEPCSVTAIRYTPQRPFLLRMGDTGDLSSLGPRPGRADAPAGDAVVGGDTGAS; this is translated from the coding sequence CCCCGGCGTGGAACTCGACGACACCGGCCGGGTCCAGGCCGCCGCGCTGGCCGGGCGCCTGACCGGCGTCCCCATCGCGCAGGCCGTCAGCAGCCCGCTGGAGCGCTGCCGGCAGACCCTGGAGCCGCTGCTCGCCGGCCGCCCCGGACTGTCCCGCCCGGCCCTGGACGAGCGGCTCGGCGAGTGCCACTACGGCGAGTGGACCGGCCGCCCGCTCGCCGAGCTGGCCACCGAACCGCTCTGGCGCACCGTGCAGGACCACGCCGCGGCCGCCGCCTTCCCCGGCGGGGAGTCGCTGCGCGAACTCAGCCACCGGACGGTCACGGCCGTCCGCGAGTGGAACGAGAAGGTCGCCGTCGAGCACGGTGACGACGCGGTCTGGATCGCCTGCTCGCACGGCGACGTCATCAAGGCGGTGGTCGCCGACGCGCTCGGCCTGCACCTGGACCACTTCCAGCGGATCAACGTCGAACCCTGCTCGGTCACCGCGATCCGCTACACCCCGCAGCGCCCGTTCCTGTTGCGGATGGGCGACACCGGTGACCTCTCCTCGCTGGGCCCCCGGCCCGGCCGGGCGGACGCCCCGGCGGGCGACGCCGTGGTCGGCGGCGACACCGGCGCGAGCTGA
- a CDS encoding SCO1664 family protein, translated as MAADAPAALRLLREGALTLHGRLTDASNAALYCSVTLDGVTAQCVYKPVAGERPLWDFPDGTLAGREVAAYEVSAAAGWALIPPTLLREGPHGPGMVQLWVEPDPGAAPLLALQDPAGPEDGWLPIVRADVGGGRTALLVHPDDARLRRLAVLDAVLNNADRKGGHLIPAADGRVYGIDHGVTFAVPGKLRTLLWGWAGTPLPTEALEVLGRLAADLDGALGERLAPHLTRAEIAAAADRTAALIRSARHPLPSEDWPSIPWPPI; from the coding sequence CTGGCCGCGGACGCCCCGGCCGCCCTGCGGCTGCTGCGCGAGGGTGCGCTCACCCTGCACGGCCGGCTGACCGACGCCTCGAACGCCGCCCTCTACTGCTCGGTGACCCTGGACGGCGTCACCGCCCAGTGCGTCTACAAGCCGGTCGCCGGCGAGCGCCCGCTCTGGGACTTCCCGGACGGCACGCTGGCCGGGCGCGAGGTCGCCGCGTACGAGGTGTCCGCCGCCGCCGGCTGGGCGCTGATCCCGCCGACCCTGCTGCGCGAGGGCCCGCACGGCCCCGGCATGGTGCAGCTCTGGGTCGAGCCGGACCCGGGCGCCGCGCCGCTGCTCGCGCTGCAGGACCCGGCGGGCCCGGAGGACGGCTGGCTGCCGATCGTCCGGGCCGACGTCGGTGGGGGCCGCACCGCCCTGCTGGTGCACCCCGACGACGCCCGGCTGCGCCGGCTCGCGGTGCTGGACGCGGTGCTCAACAACGCCGACCGCAAGGGCGGCCACCTGATCCCCGCCGCCGACGGCCGGGTCTACGGCATCGACCACGGGGTCACCTTCGCCGTGCCGGGCAAGCTGCGGACCCTGCTCTGGGGCTGGGCCGGCACCCCGCTGCCGACGGAGGCGCTGGAGGTCCTCGGCCGCCTCGCCGCGGACCTCGACGGCGCCCTCGGCGAGCGCCTGGCCCCGCACCTCACCCGGGCCGAGATCGCCGCCGCCGCCGACCGGACGGCCGCGCTGATCCGCAGTGCGCGGCACCCGCTGCCGTCCGAGGACTGGCCCTCCATCCCCTGGCCGCCGATCTAG
- a CDS encoding DUF3090 domain-containing protein, whose amino-acid sequence MSRQVFFYDQPERFVAGTVGQPGARAFYLQASARGRITSVLLEKTQVAALAERIEEVLDEALRRSGGDAAIPARAPVDLIDTAPLDLPLEQEFRVGTMALAWDSVDSCLVVEAQAVVEGEAEAEGEEDGAEQVFEDEENGPDMLRVRLSGAMARVFAKRALDLVAAGRKPCPFCNLPLDPEGHLCPRANGYRR is encoded by the coding sequence GTGTCCCGTCAGGTCTTCTTCTACGACCAGCCCGAACGGTTCGTGGCCGGTACCGTCGGCCAGCCCGGCGCCCGGGCGTTCTACCTGCAGGCCAGTGCCCGCGGCCGGATCACCAGCGTGCTGCTGGAGAAGACCCAGGTCGCGGCGCTCGCCGAGCGGATCGAGGAGGTCCTCGACGAGGCCCTGCGGCGCAGCGGCGGCGACGCCGCCATCCCGGCCCGGGCCCCCGTGGACCTGATCGACACCGCCCCGCTGGACCTCCCGCTGGAGCAGGAGTTCCGGGTCGGCACGATGGCCCTGGCCTGGGACAGCGTCGACTCCTGCCTGGTGGTCGAGGCGCAGGCGGTGGTCGAGGGCGAGGCCGAGGCCGAGGGCGAGGAGGACGGCGCCGAGCAGGTCTTCGAGGACGAAGAGAACGGCCCCGACATGCTGCGGGTGCGACTCAGCGGCGCGATGGCCCGGGTGTTCGCCAAGCGGGCGCTCGACCTGGTCGCCGCCGGGCGCAAGCCCTGCCCGTTCTGCAACCTGCCGCTCGACCCCGAGGGCCACCTGTGCCCCCGCGCGAACGGCTACCGGCGCTGA